DNA from Carassius gibelio isolate Cgi1373 ecotype wild population from Czech Republic chromosome B8, carGib1.2-hapl.c, whole genome shotgun sequence:
GGCCAAATTGATCCAACAATGCTTAACTCACTGACTACAGCTTGGTCATTCCTCATAATACTAATATATACCCGAAAATTCATATAAGCTGTTGGACAAGGGCCAGGCCCATGTAGGGCTCCATTCATTCGGTCGTTTCAATTAAGAGTCTGCCCCAGGTCAGAAGGCCCCCATACCGCCGGGCCTATTATGCACCTGCATACCCTGACGCTATACCAACCTTTAAGCATTCTTATGTTGTTGACCGGTTTAAGACAAATAATGTTTACCACCAATAAAAAACTTAGTCTACCATTGCCAACACaaagttttattgttgtttgagTGCTAAAAAAGGCCCAAACTGTCACAAGCTCTACAAGCAGGTGTTTTCAGTGACACGCAAGAAGTTTAACCATGGCTGGCTCCAGACCGTTATTTTGCACTGGATGACCTAGAAGGAaaagttttaatataattaatataagtCACTCTTAACATGGAAACTGAGAAATGCAAACCGAAAAATATTGTTAAGCAGACACAGTCTTACCTGTGCAACTTGGGGTTTCTTCGGAGAGGCACATACGGTCTTAACGCCATTCTTGCAGTTGGCTATGCCCAGCTTCACATTGAAGATGTAGTTCATGCCAGAGACAACCTGGAGTGTAAACCAGAAACATGTTCAGACGTAGTGGACAAACCAGGAGTGAAGgaagaaatcaaataaataaaaataaaataaaaccccaCACCTTGTCTGGGGCCAAAATTTCCCTTAAAAGAAACTTAAGTTAGGGACAAACACGGTTACAAAGTCATACTGGAGAAATTCCTCTCTTGCTTTTCAGGTTTCAATATTTGTTGAACAAGCCTagcaaaaaaacagacaaaacaccacgcgcacacacacacacacacacatttactcgcTTACCTTAAATAAAATTTGTATGTAGCAGAATATAAATGGCTTTTAAGTGGAGGCAAACAGTTCAGTTGTCCTCTTTGTACAACTGGGAACAATTTTTGGGTTCTTAGATTTCACAATTATGGAGTCATGACAGTGTTTTAGGAGGAACTTGATCACTGGGTTTGATCCAGCGATGTTCCCAGTTTAAATGAATACAAACCGAATAAAGGTTTGAAGTACTTACTTGTTGTTGAACCCTGATGACTCTGGTAACCTTACGCACAAACGCTTCGTTGCTTTGTTTGTTGTACTGGGCCACAGCGAACCGTAACGCCTTCTGAACATCTGCATTGTTAATGTCTGCATCTGCAACGCCTCCAGGAATCCCAGCGCTCGTCACGGCCAAAGACACGGCCAGAAACAACACAATCATCTTAAGATACATGCTTGAATGGGATTAATTGACTCGCCCTGTCTTGAGTCTTTCTTGTTACTTGTTATATCGACAAGCAAACTGCTAACAATCCTGCTTGATGAGATTATATATACACCTGCGTGTGGGGGCGGGGCGCTGTACCTCTACCAATCAGATTCAGGGAGAGgcgttttttatttaattacagcgCTTGCAAGGTGTGCTCTGTATTGGAACATTAATTTTAGTCTTCCCCTTTGCACACTGCAATTAACTGACATTATTTTGTGGATGTGTTAGTCGGTGTCTCCTCGTATCTTACACTTTTAACCCTTGATTAATCAGAAAGGATAAGGATAGTCAAATCTAGCCTAAACCATGGCATACTAATTTAACCATAGGCTGAAGTCCTTCAGGAGTGACGTAGAAGTCTCCTTTGCAATTGTATTTGATTGAAGCTCAGTTGGAAGATATGAAGTCTTAAGGGAAAGctattataataaaatcacaTATGTTAACAGTTACAGTACAAAGCAGTTAATGCAAGAACTCCGTTATCAAACTCTGAACAGCAGGATTGGAGATCTGAAGTGCTGGGTATCAGGTGTCCTTCAAGCTTAATGCAGGCAGCATCTGAAGAGTGGTTTACTCCTCAAACCTGTTGTACTACTTTTTGGGTAATTCCAATTATATATCTATCAATGTCTGTAACTCATGATGGATGTCTTTCATCTGTCTGTTACATGGCTGTCTGCATCTAGCACTCTTCCTCTTCTTTATCGTAGTCTTGGTTTGGCTCACCTCTGATGTTGAAACATGCTCTCTTCATTCCTGCGTACCCTCTGGTTTACCTTTGATTGTGTAGCATCAAACTCAGAAGCCTATTTCACAACTGATGCTTATTAGAACCTAGTTTGCATTTAGCTCAACACTACAAGTTTAAAAATCAAAGGACTGGCAGCAAATGGCTTTACAACCAGTAAACTACCACAAGCTCAATTTTGTCAAAGTAGAATTTTGGAAACAATGTAACAGATGAAAGTAACCCCAAACTTAACTTGCAGTGTTTGTGCGAAGACGTATTGTTAAAAACaatccaaacatttaaagtaaaaaaaaaaaacctttgtgaaATAACATGCATATTTCGTGTTGCAATTGCAAGAGAAAGCCCTTGTACTTTTTGACTGAAAAGACGACAAAAAATGCATAGTCtgtgaaaacatgttttattaatgtgTCTTATAACAAGatatttgtgcagtgaaaatgttgaACGGTGTCGGTGATA
Protein-coding regions in this window:
- the LOC127964240 gene encoding cystatin-like, with amino-acid sequence MYLKMIVLFLAVSLAVTSAGIPGGVADADINNADVQKALRFAVAQYNKQSNEAFVRKVTRVIRVQQQVVSGMNYIFNVKLGIANCKNGVKTVCASPKKPQVAQVIQCKITVWSQPWLNFLRVTENTCL